One Alphaproteobacteria bacterium LSUCC0396 genomic region harbors:
- a CDS encoding amidase, which yields MTSALQMVQMIRDGETTSVALVTAALDRIAETDASLKAWVWVDRDGALAQAAAMDQLRQSGRAMGALHGVPIGLKDIIDTADMPTECGSVALAGRKPEHDAILVSRLRAAGAVILGKTATTPFAFMDPAATRNPHNLEYSPGGSSAGSAAAVAAGHIPVAIGTQTNGSVIRPASFCGVYGFKPSAGMVPRTGVLRTSETLDQVGVFARYYEDVALVGDVISEFDPADPSSFCRPRPNLLKGVSSEPPIEPNFVWFEMPYFDKLSDDSREGMMAVIDALGGQVEKLDAEGSFSGLVEAQNIIQYYEIARNLAEIREQHNDKLSPQVAKLLAHGATISDEAYQEAVGLRHGAISYFQSFFNDFDAIITPAAPGEAPLFSDGVTGNPIFSTVWTLCGLPCLTVPVLISKNEMPIGVQLVGGAEEDDRLLRTGSWLLAELNKNQNEPEEPAQNLGIDP from the coding sequence ATGACATCAGCTTTGCAAATGGTACAGATGATCCGTGATGGCGAGACAACTTCGGTTGCGCTTGTCACTGCGGCGCTTGATCGCATTGCCGAGACCGATGCATCATTAAAGGCATGGGTTTGGGTTGACCGTGACGGCGCCCTTGCACAGGCCGCAGCGATGGATCAATTACGCCAGTCAGGGCGGGCTATGGGGGCGCTGCATGGCGTGCCGATTGGCCTGAAAGATATCATTGACACAGCCGATATGCCGACCGAATGCGGCAGTGTGGCGCTGGCCGGGCGAAAGCCTGAACATGATGCGATCTTGGTATCACGGCTGCGCGCTGCCGGGGCCGTCATTTTAGGCAAAACCGCAACAACGCCATTTGCATTCATGGATCCGGCGGCAACGCGTAACCCGCATAATCTGGAGTATAGCCCGGGCGGGTCGTCGGCCGGTTCGGCTGCTGCGGTTGCGGCAGGGCATATTCCGGTTGCGATTGGCACCCAGACCAATGGGTCAGTTATCCGGCCAGCCTCTTTTTGCGGTGTTTATGGGTTTAAACCTTCGGCTGGTATGGTGCCGCGGACGGGTGTTTTAAGGACATCTGAGACGCTTGATCAGGTTGGTGTCTTTGCGCGGTATTACGAGGATGTTGCGCTTGTTGGCGATGTAATTTCCGAATTTGATCCGGCCGATCCAAGCTCATTTTGTCGCCCTCGGCCCAATCTGTTGAAGGGTGTCTCCAGCGAACCACCGATCGAACCAAATTTTGTCTGGTTCGAGATGCCCTATTTTGACAAGCTATCAGACGATAGCCGCGAGGGCATGATGGCGGTCATTGACGCGCTTGGCGGACAGGTCGAAAAGCTTGACGCCGAGGGGTCTTTCTCGGGTCTCGTTGAGGCACAGAATATCATTCAATATTATGAAATCGCGCGTAATCTTGCCGAGATCCGTGAACAGCATAACGATAAGCTTAGCCCACAGGTTGCCAAGCTGTTGGCACATGGGGCGACGATCAGTGACGAGGCTTATCAAGAAGCGGTTGGGCTTCGGCATGGTGCAATTTCCTATTTCCAGTCGTTTTTTAACGATTTTGATGCGATCATCACACCGGCAGCCCCGGGTGAAGCGCCGCTATTTAGCGATGGCGTCACCGGCAATCCGATTTTTTCAACGGTCTGGACGCTATGCGGCCTGCCCTGTTTGACAGTGCCGGTTCTGATATCGAAAAATGAAATGCCAATTGGTGTCCAGCTGGTTGGTGGCGCCGAAGAGGATGATCGGCTGTTGCGCACTGGAAGCTGGTTGCTTGCCGAGTTGAACAAAAACCAAAATGAGCCGGAAGAACCCGCGCAAAACTTAGGAATAGATCCATGA